From Coffea arabica cultivar ET-39 chromosome 9c, Coffea Arabica ET-39 HiFi, whole genome shotgun sequence, one genomic window encodes:
- the LOC113708189 gene encoding pentatricopeptide repeat-containing protein At4g21300-like, giving the protein MGLEGAKYDSIRISAALCACADLQALHYGKVIHGFMIRRAFSSNLYAESALIDMYAKCKHLELACTAFDLMKCKNEVSWNSIIATYGNHGHLEDALARLNEIRENGFQPDHVTFLAIISACGHTGQVEEGKQRFECMTQEFGITPRIEHYACLIDLFGRAGRLEEVYQVIRSMPFTTDAGIWGILLGACHVHGNVELAELASNHLFDLDSQNSGYYMLLSHVKADAEKWEGVNKVRNMMKERGVQKAPGYDAISQLRNTWFNNSSFEQKRHFVW; this is encoded by the coding sequence ATGGGTTTAGAAGGAGCAAAATATGACTCTATTAGGATATCTGCAGCTCTTTGCGCATGTGCAGACTTACAAGCACTGCATTATGGCAAAGTAATACATGGATTCATGATTCGAAGAGCATTTAGCTCAAATCTTTATGCTGAGAGCGCATTGATAGACATGTATGCTAAATGCAAACACTTAGAATTAGCATGTACTGCTTTTGATTTGATGAAGTGCAAGAACGAAGTTTCTTGGAATAGCATAATTGCTACTTATGGGAACCATGGACACCTTGAGGATGCTTTGGCTCGACTGAATGAAATAAGGGAAAATGGATTCCAGCCTGACCATGTCACTTTCCTCGCCATAATATCTGCTTGTGGCCATACTGGCCAAGTTGAAGAGGGCAAGCAACGTTTTGAGTGCATGACCCAAGAATTTGGAATTACACCTCGAATAGAACACTATGCATGCTTAATAGATTTGTTTGGCCGAGCTGGTCGTCTTGAAGAAGTATATCAAGTGATTAGGAGCATGCCATTTACTACAGATGCTGGCATATGGGGCATCCTACTCGGAGCCTGCCATGTTCATGGCAACGTTGAACTAGCTGAATTGGCTTCAAATCATCTTTTTGACTTGGACTCGCAAAATTCTGGATATTATATGCTCCTATCACATGTGAAAGCTGACGCTGAAAAGTGGGAAGGGGTTAACAAAGTAAGAAATATGATGAAGGAAAGAGGAGTGCAGAAAGCTCCTGGTTACGACGCAATCTCGCAACTCAGGAATACGTGGTTTAACAATTCTTCATTTGAGCAGAAGAGACATTTTGTATGGTAG